A genome region from Bdellovibrionales bacterium includes the following:
- a CDS encoding mechanosensitive ion channel — MSKFFVMAFFLVSFSAIFHGTSLAQEQTQELAKPISKSEPELTKVRKIPNSKDDQATEEVLNGILKEAGWFPELTIRINNGLVFIEGTVKDKTHLDWLVATADRLPSVLAVINKAKVQEPAVSDFTPVNQEMRRLIEITKKKVPLLGLALLLLVIFFFSAGFIGRFNRTLWGRYISNPFLVSVVSFVSLLPLYAIMMYIVLATLGLSGLASTIIGGTGILGIVMGFAFKGIAENFLSGVLLAIRSPFTKGDTITVGSYTGVVQNLNMRGTTVMDSDGNLILIPNAIVIQSVVVNTTANPKTRYNFVVGIGYSESLSAAEKVIYDALKKIPEILAEPPPLIVAESMGSSSIVLKVFFWIDIKKSSALRVKSKAIEISKAALMEAGIELPDDAREVILKREPKSSEEPKVTVQSVASATEPPHREHQEKAIQRLALESQLPGNEVDKDLLR, encoded by the coding sequence ATGAGCAAATTTTTCGTGATGGCATTTTTTCTTGTGTCTTTTTCGGCGATCTTTCACGGGACATCTCTGGCTCAAGAGCAAACTCAAGAACTGGCAAAGCCCATCTCCAAATCCGAGCCGGAGCTTACGAAAGTTCGAAAAATTCCCAATAGCAAAGATGATCAGGCCACGGAAGAGGTTCTCAACGGAATTCTCAAAGAAGCCGGCTGGTTTCCAGAACTGACCATTCGAATCAATAACGGCCTAGTTTTCATTGAAGGAACGGTGAAAGATAAAACTCATTTGGACTGGCTGGTGGCGACGGCCGATCGACTTCCCAGTGTCCTCGCCGTGATCAACAAAGCGAAAGTGCAAGAACCTGCCGTTTCGGACTTTACTCCGGTAAATCAGGAAATGCGTCGCCTGATCGAGATCACAAAAAAGAAAGTTCCACTCCTGGGCCTCGCACTCCTTTTGTTAGTGATATTCTTTTTTTCGGCGGGATTTATCGGGCGATTCAATCGCACTTTGTGGGGAAGATATATCAGTAATCCTTTTCTCGTCTCCGTGGTCAGCTTCGTCAGTCTTTTGCCTCTTTATGCGATCATGATGTACATCGTGCTTGCAACCTTAGGGCTCTCGGGCTTGGCATCCACCATTATTGGTGGAACGGGCATCCTGGGAATCGTGATGGGTTTTGCTTTTAAAGGGATTGCCGAGAACTTTCTCTCGGGAGTCCTGCTTGCCATCCGCAGTCCATTCACCAAAGGGGATACGATCACTGTAGGAAGTTACACGGGTGTGGTTCAAAATTTAAATATGCGTGGAACGACCGTCATGGACAGTGATGGGAATTTGATTCTGATTCCTAATGCGATCGTCATCCAGTCGGTCGTGGTCAATACGACGGCGAATCCCAAAACGCGCTACAACTTTGTCGTCGGCATCGGATATAGCGAATCATTGAGTGCGGCCGAAAAAGTGATCTACGACGCGCTTAAGAAAATTCCAGAAATTCTGGCCGAGCCGCCACCCCTCATCGTCGCCGAAAGTATGGGTTCGTCGTCAATAGTACTTAAGGTCTTTTTTTGGATTGATATTAAAAAATCGAGTGCATTGAGAGTCAAATCAAAGGCCATTGAAATCTCAAAAGCGGCTTTAATGGAAGCCGGTATTGAACTTCCTGATGATGCTCGAGAGGTGATTCTCAAGCGGGAGCCTAAAAGCTCTGAAGAGCCTAAGGTGACCGTCCAATCCGTGGCTAGTGCGACGGAGCCTCCTCATAGAGAGCATCAGGAGAAGGCGATTCAGCGTCTCGCGTTGGAAAGTCAACTTCCAGGGAATGAAGTGGATAAAGATTTGTTGCGGTAG
- a CDS encoding alanine:cation symporter family protein, with product MNFANVIIEYVNAIVGSIFFFNTLFFLEGYDLPLVVVWLGIGSLYFTFKYKFVCVRCFKHAIDLTRGAYDKKGSEGEVSHYSALATALAATLGLGNIAGVAIAIATGGPGATFWMVVAGFLGMTAKFVECSLAQIYRESRPDGHMMGGAMLYLEKGLEEKGLKSLGKYLAIIFSVICVFASMGGGGAFQVNQSMLTISQVFPFFNDYGWLYGLIMTSLVGLVIIGGIKSIANVANKVVPFMCILFICMMTYVLIYYSERIPWALNTIISEAFSPNAIYGGFLGVLVIGFRRAAFSNEAGVGSAAIVHSASKTEHPIQEGIVSILEPFIDTVVMCTFTAVVIVVTRAYDNPDYIDLIHAKNGAGITSKAFGQAHYSFPWILCLVVFLFAYATVIAWSYYGERCFTYLFGEKYSMVYKILFCIVIFMGSITTSTNIMEFGDLMILGMAFPNVIGCFLLRDKVRIKLEEYLDLLKSGKIAKVK from the coding sequence ATGAATTTTGCCAATGTTATTATTGAATACGTCAATGCCATCGTTGGATCGATCTTCTTCTTTAACACCCTTTTTTTCTTAGAAGGTTATGACCTCCCCCTCGTCGTTGTCTGGCTGGGTATTGGTTCTCTCTATTTTACTTTTAAATATAAATTCGTTTGCGTTCGATGCTTTAAACACGCCATCGACTTAACTCGCGGAGCATATGATAAAAAAGGTTCCGAAGGTGAAGTCAGTCACTACTCGGCGCTAGCTACGGCGCTCGCCGCAACTCTCGGATTGGGAAATATTGCGGGCGTGGCCATTGCCATCGCTACGGGCGGACCGGGCGCCACTTTTTGGATGGTCGTCGCAGGATTTTTAGGAATGACGGCCAAATTTGTCGAGTGTAGTTTGGCTCAAATCTATCGCGAAAGTCGCCCTGATGGTCACATGATGGGTGGAGCGATGCTCTATTTAGAAAAAGGTCTCGAGGAAAAAGGTTTAAAGTCTTTAGGGAAATATTTAGCAATTATCTTTTCTGTCATTTGCGTATTTGCATCCATGGGTGGTGGAGGAGCATTCCAGGTCAATCAATCCATGCTCACTATTTCGCAAGTTTTTCCATTTTTTAATGACTACGGATGGCTCTACGGATTGATCATGACCTCTCTCGTTGGACTTGTGATCATCGGCGGAATTAAAAGTATTGCGAATGTCGCAAACAAAGTCGTGCCCTTTATGTGTATCTTGTTTATTTGCATGATGACCTACGTTTTAATCTACTATTCCGAGCGGATACCTTGGGCTTTAAACACGATCATTAGTGAAGCGTTTAGCCCGAACGCCATCTATGGTGGATTTTTGGGAGTCTTGGTGATCGGTTTTCGTAGAGCCGCTTTCTCCAACGAAGCCGGCGTTGGATCGGCCGCGATCGTTCATTCGGCCTCCAAAACGGAGCATCCGATTCAGGAGGGAATTGTTTCCATCTTAGAGCCATTTATCGACACCGTGGTGATGTGCACGTTCACCGCCGTGGTGATTGTCGTGACGCGCGCTTATGACAATCCGGATTACATTGATCTCATTCACGCAAAAAACGGTGCAGGAATTACTTCTAAAGCTTTTGGACAAGCCCACTACTCCTTCCCCTGGATATTGTGCTTAGTGGTTTTTCTCTTCGCTTACGCAACTGTAATCGCTTGGTCTTACTATGGCGAAAGGTGCTTTACTTATCTCTTTGGTGAAAAGTACTCCATGGTTTACAAGATTTTATTTTGTATTGTGATCTTTATGGGTTCCATCACCACTTCCACCAACATTATGGAGTTTGGTGACCTGATGATTTTAGGGATGGCATTTCCGAACGTCATCGGATGCTTTTTATTGCGTGATAAAGTTCGCATTAAGCTAGAAGAGTATTTGGACCTTCTCAAGTCCGGAAAAATCGCGAAAGTAAAATAG
- a CDS encoding LysR family transcriptional regulator → MNSWINYHHLFYFKTIAEEGSVSKAAEKLRVGQPTLSAQLKQFEDVIGFQLFERRHKKLTLTEHGKIALEYSKQIFRMGSEMLEVLNDGRKPHRPTLQIAALDSIPKQIVMQMVKKAQSISPCQITLLEGKSEDLLNGLLSHKIDLFVTNFLPQGIEAVGLYVKSIAKKHVAFYSAPKFKHLRKNYPQSLSETHMILPTYDSQLRQSIEHWAKVNQLSLNIVVESQDIAIKKLMAVNEMGVIAAASHTVTNQLLRGELIEIGKLDGVYEELFLVTANRKIENHLAAKLRDSFVI, encoded by the coding sequence ATGAATTCTTGGATCAACTATCATCACTTGTTTTATTTCAAGACGATCGCCGAGGAGGGCTCTGTCTCTAAAGCGGCGGAAAAGTTAAGAGTGGGTCAGCCCACCTTGTCCGCCCAACTGAAGCAGTTTGAGGATGTCATTGGTTTCCAGCTGTTTGAGCGCCGGCATAAAAAACTCACACTCACAGAGCATGGTAAAATTGCTCTCGAATACTCTAAACAGATTTTCCGGATGGGCTCGGAGATGTTGGAGGTCCTCAATGACGGGCGGAAGCCTCATCGCCCGACCCTTCAGATTGCTGCGCTCGACAGCATACCTAAGCAAATTGTAATGCAAATGGTAAAGAAGGCCCAATCGATTTCTCCCTGTCAGATTACATTGCTTGAGGGGAAGTCCGAGGATTTACTCAACGGTCTCCTCTCTCACAAGATTGACCTGTTCGTAACCAACTTTCTACCCCAAGGTATCGAAGCGGTAGGGCTCTACGTGAAGTCCATTGCGAAAAAACATGTCGCGTTCTATTCTGCTCCTAAATTTAAGCATCTTCGTAAGAATTATCCTCAATCGCTTTCAGAGACGCATATGATATTGCCAACCTACGATAGTCAACTCAGGCAAAGTATTGAGCACTGGGCGAAGGTCAACCAACTCTCTTTGAACATAGTTGTCGAAAGCCAAGATATCGCGATTAAGAAACTGATGGCGGTCAACGAAATGGGAGTGATTGCCGCGGCCTCGCACACGGTGACGAATCAGCTTCTGCGAGGTGAATTGATCGAAATTGGTAAACTGGATGGGGTTTATGAGGAGCTGTTTTTAGTGACCGCAAATCGAAAGATCGAAAACCATCTCGCTGCAAAATTGCGGGACTCCTTCGTTATATAG
- a CDS encoding HAMP domain-containing histidine kinase — translation MLRSVIYVTVGLFILVNIASDYFLYKDSELAKETSRQIPLSQQNLDSVYRLREALFDARHADMSRCSLGREFEDLKTQLELSGDGTELTSELVTQCSQVSRTEDIDKLIQTTDRLIMAETRKISNLGREDGLANSGVSHKLLFLNSLDIFMVLIFMSLFFYERRRATTLNHTLGITLLNFEKANSQLREIAQRNESKIKRIVHDLKNPLGTISGFAELVASDPANRHSVIEATQVIQRVSNTTLSLVTSLLSELHENQSTQCVVELNSVLREVQLLLSPLAIKKGQSIEFKSSESVGLVRADPLKLRDVIMNILSNAIKFSPRFSSIRMSSRSHRGQLIVEIQDEGPGFSKEDLQKVFLPHAELSAKPTGGESSTGLGLYSAKTSLDEMGGRIRIESEYGKGATVILEIPEYSSSLPFVSAERKKLEFEHQASL, via the coding sequence ATGTTAAGAAGTGTCATCTACGTTACTGTCGGTCTTTTTATATTGGTCAATATCGCCAGTGATTACTTTCTTTATAAAGACAGTGAGCTTGCGAAAGAGACCAGTCGACAAATTCCTCTCTCTCAGCAGAATCTCGATTCGGTATACCGCCTTAGAGAAGCCCTTTTTGATGCGCGCCACGCCGATATGAGTCGGTGTTCGCTGGGGCGGGAATTCGAGGATCTCAAGACTCAGCTGGAGCTGTCGGGAGACGGCACCGAGCTCACTTCCGAACTTGTTACCCAGTGCTCTCAAGTGAGCCGCACCGAAGATATCGATAAGCTGATCCAGACGACCGATCGGCTCATTATGGCGGAGACTCGAAAAATTTCTAATCTCGGTCGAGAAGACGGCCTCGCAAACTCCGGCGTGTCTCATAAGTTGCTCTTTTTGAATTCTCTGGATATTTTTATGGTTCTTATATTTATGTCGCTTTTCTTCTACGAGCGGCGTCGAGCGACAACCCTGAATCACACTTTGGGTATTACGCTCTTAAATTTTGAAAAAGCCAACAGCCAACTTCGCGAGATCGCACAGAGAAACGAATCGAAAATTAAACGAATCGTTCACGATCTCAAAAATCCCTTGGGGACCATTAGTGGATTTGCTGAACTTGTCGCCAGTGATCCCGCCAATCGCCATTCGGTGATCGAGGCGACTCAAGTGATCCAAAGGGTTTCTAACACGACGTTGTCTTTGGTGACCAGTTTGCTGAGCGAGCTCCACGAGAATCAAAGCACTCAATGCGTGGTTGAATTGAACAGCGTTCTTCGAGAGGTTCAACTTCTTCTCAGTCCTCTCGCAATAAAGAAGGGCCAGTCTATCGAGTTTAAATCATCAGAATCAGTGGGTTTGGTGAGGGCCGATCCGCTGAAGTTGAGAGATGTCATAATGAATATTTTGAGTAACGCGATTAAGTTTTCTCCACGGTTTTCCTCGATTCGAATGTCGAGCCGATCTCATCGTGGGCAATTGATCGTCGAAATTCAGGATGAGGGTCCTGGGTTTAGCAAAGAGGATCTCCAAAAGGTGTTTCTCCCTCATGCGGAACTTTCGGCAAAGCCCACGGGCGGGGAGAGTTCCACGGGACTTGGGCTCTACTCGGCCAAAACATCATTGGATGAAATGGGCGGCCGTATTCGAATTGAAAGTGAATACGGAAAAGGCGCTACCGTAATTCTAGAAATTCCCGAGTATTCAAGTTCACTCCCATTTGTCAGCGCGGAACGCAAAAAGCTTGAGTTTGAGCATCAAGCCAGCCTCTGA
- a CDS encoding DUF4279 domain-containing protein, with product MNKINNMYVYIKLYDFKFEPEEITKILKHKPSKDYLKGDKVEFGSRLRKYNGWHSQKTNLKSAELNKHIEKIFKMIPRHIKIKNALKKSKGALVVVVHIKDEFRPVLSIDKKQTAVIGSLGLDIEIDYYP from the coding sequence ATGAATAAAATAAATAACATGTACGTATATATTAAGCTCTACGATTTTAAGTTTGAGCCGGAAGAAATTACTAAAATATTAAAGCATAAGCCTTCTAAAGATTATCTTAAGGGTGACAAGGTAGAGTTTGGGTCAAGACTTAGAAAATACAACGGCTGGCACTCGCAGAAAACTAACTTAAAATCCGCTGAACTTAATAAGCATATTGAAAAGATATTTAAAATGATTCCACGTCATATTAAAATTAAAAATGCTTTAAAGAAATCAAAAGGTGCACTTGTTGTAGTTGTGCACATTAAAGATGAATTTAGACCTGTACTTTCTATAGATAAAAAACAAACAGCAGTAATAGGCAGCTTGGGACTTGATATCGAAATAGATTATTATCCTTAA
- a CDS encoding flagellar hook protein FlgE — MGITSSMTTAVAGLAANGQALGVTADNIANASTNGFKTSRAEFQDMMSRSIHGAYSGMQVGRGSKVASVTPVLAQGNIDNTGRDTDLAINGNGYFVVDGPTGRSFTRNGEFHFDKDGYLMTTDGYKLKGFEINDTGELTNKMTDMQIPRSLVPARGTKLVRFDMNLDSRMPASPDKQINLADPYKSADFTTGVEVHDSQGTKHLLTLAFVKKAEGQWEYKALAKSSEIAGADPALPYAEVASGEMTFTPEGKLQEDKLNQKNFSFVGAIPNQDITFNFGDSIATGGTGLKGVRQFGHVSDLMSWSQDGAGAGTLTGVSFSDEGVLTATYSNGEAQDLAQVAVAKFENPEALFKVGNNKLKESRESGGAAIGAASHGGRGQILASALERSTVDLASEFVDMIKTQRNFQANAKSITTADEMLADVINIKR, encoded by the coding sequence ATGGGAATCACGTCGTCAATGACAACAGCGGTAGCGGGCCTTGCGGCCAACGGACAAGCTTTAGGGGTTACTGCGGATAATATCGCGAACGCGTCGACCAACGGTTTTAAAACAAGTCGTGCCGAGTTCCAGGATATGATGAGCCGTAGTATTCACGGGGCTTACAGTGGGATGCAAGTGGGTCGCGGATCCAAGGTGGCTTCGGTGACACCGGTCCTCGCTCAAGGGAATATCGATAATACCGGTCGCGATACAGATCTTGCGATCAATGGGAACGGTTACTTCGTTGTCGATGGGCCCACAGGACGTTCTTTTACTCGCAACGGAGAATTCCACTTTGATAAAGATGGATATTTGATGACCACAGACGGTTATAAACTCAAAGGATTTGAGATTAATGATACCGGTGAACTTACAAATAAAATGACGGATATGCAAATCCCTCGCAGTTTAGTTCCAGCGCGCGGAACTAAGCTTGTTCGCTTTGATATGAATTTGGACTCTCGTATGCCAGCAAGCCCTGATAAACAGATCAATCTTGCGGATCCTTACAAATCGGCAGACTTTACGACGGGTGTAGAAGTGCATGATAGCCAAGGGACTAAGCATTTACTCACTCTTGCATTCGTAAAGAAAGCTGAGGGTCAGTGGGAGTATAAAGCTTTAGCAAAATCTTCGGAAATCGCGGGTGCAGATCCTGCTCTTCCTTACGCGGAAGTGGCCTCAGGGGAAATGACGTTCACTCCCGAAGGTAAACTTCAAGAGGACAAGTTAAATCAAAAGAACTTCTCTTTCGTCGGCGCTATTCCTAACCAAGACATCACGTTTAACTTTGGTGACTCGATCGCCACGGGCGGAACGGGCCTCAAGGGTGTCAGACAATTTGGTCACGTGTCGGATTTAATGTCTTGGTCTCAAGACGGAGCGGGTGCAGGAACTTTAACGGGTGTTTCTTTCAGTGACGAGGGTGTTCTCACGGCGACTTACAGTAACGGGGAAGCCCAAGATTTAGCTCAGGTCGCTGTCGCGAAGTTCGAAAACCCCGAAGCTCTGTTTAAAGTGGGTAATAACAAGTTGAAGGAATCCAGAGAATCGGGAGGAGCCGCCATCGGTGCAGCGTCTCACGGTGGACGCGGTCAAATTCTAGCGAGCGCGCTCGAGAGATCCACAGTCGATCTCGCCAGCGAATTCGTAGACATGATCAAGACTCAGCGAAACTTCCAAGCCAACGCCAAGTCGATCACCACCGCCGACGAAATGTTAGCCGACGTGATCAACATTAAGCGATAA